The stretch of DNA GGGTTCCGGGACCCTGACCCGTCGCTGGTTCCGCAGGACGTCGGCCGTCAGCAGGACCAGCGCCGCCCAGACGAGCCCGAAGCCGATCCAGCGCGACGTCGGCATCGTCTCCCCGAGCAGCAGCGCCGCCACGAACTGCAGGACGGGCGTGACGTACTGGAGCATCCCGACGACCGTCAGCGGGACGCGGGCCGCCGCGGCCGCGAACAGGACGAGCGGCACGAGCGTCGTCGGGCCCGCCAGGACGAGCAGTGTCGTGTGCAGCGACCCCTCGCCGGCGAACGTCAGGCGGTCGCCGAGCACGGCGAGCGCGACGACGGCCGGCACGAGGAGGACACCCGTCTCGACCGTCAGCCCCGTCAGCGGGTCCACGCCCGCGCCCCGGCGGGCCAGCTGGTTCTTCAGCAGGCCGTACGTGCCGAAGGACACGGCCAGGGTCAGCGCCATCCACGGCAGCCGCCCCAGGTCCGCGGTGATGACGACGACCGCGGCGAGCCCCACCCCGACGGCCGCCCACTGCCCGGGCCGCAACCGTTCGCGCAGCACGAGGACGCCGAGCAGCACCGTCAGCAACGGGTTGACGAAGTACCCCAGCGACGCCTCCAGGACGTGACCGGTGACGACGGCGAGGCCGTACACGCCCCAGTTCACGGCGATCGCGAGCGCCGCCAGGGC from Kineococcus endophyticus encodes:
- the rarD gene encoding EamA family transporter RarD, producing MSLTPRADTTVVTMAPVDHLDDDRGGTRPAHTRIVHRQDGSRNGTTGSPGSPGLAGVSMGLACYVLWGLFPFYFHALRSAGAVELLAWRIVFSLALSVVLVTVLRRWARVLAVLRDPAQRGLLALAALAIAVNWGVYGLAVVTGHVLEASLGYFVNPLLTVLLGVLVLRERLRPGQWAAVGVGLAAVVVITADLGRLPWMALTLAVSFGTYGLLKNQLARRGAGVDPLTGLTVETGVLLVPAVVALAVLGDRLTFAGEGSLHTTLLVLAGPTTLVPLVLFAAAAARVPLTVVGMLQYVTPVLQFVAALLLGETMPTSRWIGFGLVWAALVLLTADVLRNQRRVRVPEPPG